A genomic segment from Corylus avellana chromosome ca5, CavTom2PMs-1.0 encodes:
- the LOC132183374 gene encoding glycosylinositol phosphorylceramide mannosyl transferase 1-like isoform X2, producing MSIHIGIRDNDASTTDAERNGGLYSPAKEKAANRGVYSSRSPLLLRRVRQLLAAAKVKTLLGLCFLCFFVLATSRLRSFMGWNTHYPSSVSSPSRGGYTILINTWKRNSLLKQSVAHYASCSGTDAIHVVWSEIDPPSETLKAYLKKIVFSKSQTFHKPNFKFDINEEDDLNNRFKPIEELRTDAIFSVDDDVVVPCPTLDFAFTVWQSAPFSMVGFVPRMHWLDKSNGDAYYNYGGWWSVWWMGTYSMVLSKAAFFHRRYLDLYTHKMPSSIHDYVSRERNCEDIAMSLLLANATSAPPIWVKGKIYEIGSSGISSLQGHSKRRNKCLNDFISLYGTMPLVSTNVKAVDARHEWFW from the exons ATGTCCATCCACATCGGGATCCGAGACAATGACGCCTCCACCACCGACGCCGAGCGAAACGGCGGCTTATACTCGCCGGCGAAGGAGAAAGCCGCGAACAGAGGTGTGTACAGCAGCCGCTCGCCGCTTCTCCTTCGCCGGGTTCGCCAGCTGCTCGCCGCCGCCAAGGTGAAGACCCTTCTGGGTCTTTGTTTCCTGTGCTTCTTCGTTCTGGCCACCTCAAGGCTTCGTTCCTTCATGGGTTGGAACACTCACTACCCTTCTTCAGTTTCTTCTCCTTCtag GGGTGGCTACACAATACTTATCAACACTTGGAAACGAAATTCTCTTCTGAAGCAATCTGTTGCTCACTACGCATCCTGTAGTGGGACTGATGCGATACATGTGGTATGGAGTGAGATTGATCCGCCTTCAGAGACTCTGAAAGCCTATCTTAAGAAGATTGTGTTTTCCAAGTCTCAGACATTTCACAAACCCAACTTTAAGTTTGACATAAATGAAGAAGACGATTTGAACAACAGGTTTAAGCCAATCGAGGAGCTAAGAACGGATGCAATTTTCTCAGTTGATGATGATGTAGTCGTGCCATGTCCAACATTAGATTTTGCTTTCACCGTCTGGCAAAGTGCTCCTTTCTCAATGGTGGGATTTGTTCCTCGCATGCACTGGCTGGATAAGTCG aaTGGTGATGCATATTACAACTATGGAGGATGGTGGTCAGTTTGGTGGATGGGCACTTATAGTATGGTTCTCTCCAAAGCTGCATTCTTTCACAGGAGGTACTTGGATTTGTATACTCACAAGATGCCCTCATCAATTCATGATTATGTATCAAGGGAGAG AAATTGTGAAGATATTGCAATGTCACTACTTCTTGCCAATGCCACCAGTGCTCCTCCAATATGGGTGAAAG GGAAGATCTATGAGATTGGATCATCAGGCATAAGCAGTCTGCAAGGGCACAGCAAGAGGAGAAACAAATGCCTCAATGATTTCATTTCCCTCTATGGTACCATGCCTCTTGTATCAACCAATGTTAAAGCTGTAGATGCGAGGCATGAATGGTTCTGGTAG
- the LOC132183374 gene encoding glycosylinositol phosphorylceramide mannosyl transferase 1-like isoform X1, with protein MSIHIGIRDNDASTTDAERNGGLYSPAKEKAANRGVYSSRSPLLLRRVRQLLAAAKVKTLLGLCFLCFFVLATSRLRSFMGWNTHYPSSVSSPSRGGYTILINTWKRNSLLKQSVAHYASCSGTDAIHVVWSEIDPPSETLKAYLKKIVFSKSQTFHKPNFKFDINEEDDLNNRFKPIEELRTDAIFSVDDDVVVPCPTLDFAFTVWQSAPFSMVGFVPRMHWLDKSKNGDAYYNYGGWWSVWWMGTYSMVLSKAAFFHRRYLDLYTHKMPSSIHDYVSRERNCEDIAMSLLLANATSAPPIWVKGKIYEIGSSGISSLQGHSKRRNKCLNDFISLYGTMPLVSTNVKAVDARHEWFW; from the exons ATGTCCATCCACATCGGGATCCGAGACAATGACGCCTCCACCACCGACGCCGAGCGAAACGGCGGCTTATACTCGCCGGCGAAGGAGAAAGCCGCGAACAGAGGTGTGTACAGCAGCCGCTCGCCGCTTCTCCTTCGCCGGGTTCGCCAGCTGCTCGCCGCCGCCAAGGTGAAGACCCTTCTGGGTCTTTGTTTCCTGTGCTTCTTCGTTCTGGCCACCTCAAGGCTTCGTTCCTTCATGGGTTGGAACACTCACTACCCTTCTTCAGTTTCTTCTCCTTCtag GGGTGGCTACACAATACTTATCAACACTTGGAAACGAAATTCTCTTCTGAAGCAATCTGTTGCTCACTACGCATCCTGTAGTGGGACTGATGCGATACATGTGGTATGGAGTGAGATTGATCCGCCTTCAGAGACTCTGAAAGCCTATCTTAAGAAGATTGTGTTTTCCAAGTCTCAGACATTTCACAAACCCAACTTTAAGTTTGACATAAATGAAGAAGACGATTTGAACAACAGGTTTAAGCCAATCGAGGAGCTAAGAACGGATGCAATTTTCTCAGTTGATGATGATGTAGTCGTGCCATGTCCAACATTAGATTTTGCTTTCACCGTCTGGCAAAGTGCTCCTTTCTCAATGGTGGGATTTGTTCCTCGCATGCACTGGCTGGATAAGTCG aagaaTGGTGATGCATATTACAACTATGGAGGATGGTGGTCAGTTTGGTGGATGGGCACTTATAGTATGGTTCTCTCCAAAGCTGCATTCTTTCACAGGAGGTACTTGGATTTGTATACTCACAAGATGCCCTCATCAATTCATGATTATGTATCAAGGGAGAG AAATTGTGAAGATATTGCAATGTCACTACTTCTTGCCAATGCCACCAGTGCTCCTCCAATATGGGTGAAAG GGAAGATCTATGAGATTGGATCATCAGGCATAAGCAGTCTGCAAGGGCACAGCAAGAGGAGAAACAAATGCCTCAATGATTTCATTTCCCTCTATGGTACCATGCCTCTTGTATCAACCAATGTTAAAGCTGTAGATGCGAGGCATGAATGGTTCTGGTAG
- the LOC132180347 gene encoding receptor-like serine/threonine-protein kinase At4g25390 encodes MPGRQIPPSQSPSPSPAPTPSPTTESLFVAAFAIFSILVILYRKIIGRKRTSSTATAPSDSRPPPHRFSYSALRRATHSFSQRLGQGGFGPVFSGSLDRTPPVPIAVKVMDSGSLQGEREFHNELFFASKLHSPNLVPVLGFSSDRKRRRMLLVYELMHNGNLQDALLRGKRPPELLDWKRRFAVALDIARGLEYLHGLDPPVIHSDIKPSNILLDQHFSAKIGDFGLARLKSENHITLAVEDGGGLAAKEGSGGGGGGGGVVEDCGSVVEETESVITTFEDFNGVVSRSPSSESVHPVTVASPSVSEGNFDRGSVENGKELFGVGGGGRSGKENYVMEWIGTEINKERPKSDWVSASSDSGATGKSEKKSNKKNKNRKRLEWWMSMEDEQSAKNSKERRRPAREWWKEEYCEDLARKKKSKNKMKQMGFISDDNGDEWWPRDEDLYKKRGRSRRQGSWGSIDRWLDGLSGEVRRARRNSHDYSFSGEIGKSGGISSTPSMRGTVCYIAPEYGVGENISEKCDVYSYGVLLLVLISGRRPLQVLNTPISDFQRANLLSWARQLARAGKLLDLVDKSIQCLDREQALLCITVALLCLQKRPALRPSMKEVVGMLAGHIEPPQLPIELSPSTPSRFPHKSHKTTR; translated from the exons ATGCCAGGCCGCCAAATCCCCCCATCCCAATCCCCATCCCCATCGCCTGCGCCCACTCCCTCCCCGACGACCGAATCCCTCTTCGTTGCCGCCTTCGCCATCTTCTCAATCCTGGTTATCCTCTACCGCAAGATTATCGGCCGCAAGCGCACCAGCTCCACTGCCACAGCCCCCTCCGACTCCCGCCCCCCGCCTCACCGCTTCTCCTACTCCGCCCTCCGCCGCGCCACGCACTCATTCTCGCAGCGCCTCGGCCAGGGCGGCTTCGGCCCTGTTTTCTCCGGCTCCCTCGACCGCACCCCGCCCGTGCCCATCGCCGTCAAGGTCATGGACTCCGGCTCCCTCCAGGGCGAGCGCGAGTTCCACAACGAGCTCTTCTTCGCCTCCAAGCTCCACTCCCCAAACCTCGTCCCCGTTCTCGGCTTCTCTTCCGACCGCAAACGGCGCCGTATGCTCCTCGTCTACGAACTCATGCACAACGGAAATCTCCAGGACGCGCTGCTCCGCGGCAAACGTCCCCCCGAGCTCTTGGACTGGAAGAGGCGCTTCGCCGTCGCTCTCGATATCGCCAGAGGGCTCGAGTATCTGCATGGCCTGGACCCCCCGGTGATTCACAGCGATATTAAGCCTAGTAATATTCTCTTGGATCAGCACTTCTCGGCCAAGATTGGGGATTTCGGGCTTGCTAGGCTGAAATCAGAGAATCATATTACGTTAGCGGTTGAAGATGGCGGTGGGTTGGCGGCGAAGGAGGGCagtggtggaggtggaggtggaggtggagtcGTAGAGGATTGTGGATCAGTGGTCGAGGAGACGGAGAGCGTGATTACTACTTTTGAGGATTTCAATGGGGTTGTGAGTCGTTCACCGTCGTCGGAGAGTGTCCATCCCGTGACGGTGGCATCGCCGAGCGTTTCGGAGGGGAATTTCGACAGGGGAAGCGTTGAGAATGGGAAAGAGCTGTTTGGTGTTGGTGGTGGAGGAAGGAGCGGGAAAGAGAACTACGTGATGGAGTGGATTGGGACAGAGATAAACAAGGAGAGGCCGAAGAGCGACTGGGTTAGCGCTTCTTCGGATAGTGGAGCAACTGGGAAGTCGGAGAAGAAGTCGAATAAGAAGAACAAGAACCGGAAGCGATTGGAGTGGTGGATGTCAATGGAGGATGAACAGAGCGCCAAGAATTCGAAGGAGAGGCGGAGGCCGGCGAGAGAGTGGTGGAAGGAAGAGTATTGTGAAGATCTCGctaggaagaagaagagcaaaaataaaatgaagcaaATGGGGTTTATTAGCGATGACAATGGCGATGAGTGGTGGCCGAGGGACGAGGATTTGTAcaagaagagagggagaagcCGGAGACAGGGCAGTTGGGGTAGCATCGATCGGTGGTTGGATGGACTGAGCGGCGAGGTACGGAGAGCTCGCCGGAATAGCCACGATTATTCGTTTAGTGGGGAAATTGGCAAGAGTGGTGGCATTAGTAGTACTCCGAGTATGAGAGGAACTGTTTGTTATATTGCCCCTGAGTATGGTGTGGGTGAAAATATCTCTGAAAAGTGTGATGTATATAGCTATGGTGTCTTATTGCTGGTTCTGATCTCCGGGCGCCGCCCGCTTCAGGTGTTGAATACGCCCATTTCGGACTTCCAACGCGCCAATCTCTTGTCTTGGGCACGTCAGCTTGCCCGTGCCGGCAAGCTTCTTGATCTGGTTGACAAGTCTATTCAGTGTTTGGATCGCGAGCAGGCTCTCCTCTGCATCACGGTTGCGTTGCTATGCTTGCAGAAGAGGCCTGCTCTCCGGCCTTCCATGAAAGAGGTTGTGGGGATGCTTGCTGGCCACATAGAACCGCCCCAACTTCCAATTGAATTATCCCCATCAACTCCATCACGCTTCCCTCACAAGTCACATAAGACGACTCG GTAG
- the LOC132181986 gene encoding LOW QUALITY PROTEIN: transcription factor bHLH118-like (The sequence of the model RefSeq protein was modified relative to this genomic sequence to represent the inferred CDS: substituted 2 bases at 2 genomic stop codons), producing MEFQTQISNKIIFEFDFQNSKPRFQITSDSNLIFKNSNPANKDPTRSDLAGLLPHVSMDDTILNFNGSGSGRQQRKSSDDNDKKMAHREMERKRRKDMAKLHASLRSLLPLEFIKGNLPGLERXIWLQXTYIFMGFQGKRSMSDHMNEAVNYIDHLQKKIKELGGKRDELKKDNSIALERESGGTSSHHVCPTTYVMVRPCSGGVEIMVNSCFTEEGLAISRVLQELLEEGLVVDSCVCTKVNERLIYTVQSQVSDMTSVDLHGLQQKLMEAIPLSKKIPS from the exons atggaaTTCCAAACCCagatttcaaataaaatcatattcgaatttgattttcaaaattccaaaCCCAGATTTCAAATAACATCAGATTCGAacctaattttcaaaaattcaaacccagcaaataaa GATCCCACAAGATCTGATCTTGCTGGCCTGCTGCCCCATGTTTCAATGGACGATACTATACTTAACTTCAATGGAAGTGGAAGTGGCCGGCAGCAGCGGAAATCATCAGATGACAACGATAAGAAGATGGCGCATCGGGAGATGGAGCGCAAAAGAAGGAAAGATATGGCTAAGCTACATGCCTCTCTCAGATCCCTTCTCCCTCTTGAGTTCATCAAG GGTAACCTTCCTGGGTTAGAAAGATAAATATGGCTGCAGTAGACTTATATTTTTATGGGGTTTCAGGGAAAGCGATCAATGTCAGATCACATGAACGAGGCTGTGAATTATATCGACCACCTACAGAAGAAGATCAAGGAATTGGGTGGAAAGAGGGATGAGCTAAAGAAGGATAATTCGATTGCTCTTGAACGTGAGAGTGGTGGAACATCTAGCCATCATGTCTGCCCGACAACGTATGTTATGGTCCGACCATGCTCCGGGGGTGTTGAGATTATGGTTAATAGTTGCTTCACAGAGGAAGGATTGGCTATATCAAGAGTTCTCCAAGAATTACTAGAGGAAGGGCTTGTTGTTGATAGCTGTGTTTGTACAAAAGTGAATGAAAGGTTAATCTACACGGTCCAATCTCAG GTAAGTGACATGACAAGTGTAGATCTACATGGGCTGCAACAAAAGCTCATGGAAGCCATTCCATTGTCGAAGAAAATTCCCAGCTAA